GCGTCCTCGCCTTCGGCACCGTGGGACAGATTCCTGACAAGGAGACCCGCGAGCCCAAGCGCACGCGGTGGTACAACGACGAGAACCAGATTATCGAGGCCGCGGCCGCCCTCGAGCTCGAGGCGCTGTTGCCGAGTCACTGGGACATGTGGCGCGGTCTGACGTCCGATCCGAAGGTGCTCCACCACCACGCGAAGAGTTTCGAGTATCCGCGAGAGCTCGAACTCGTCGAGATCGGCGATCGTGTCGACCTGTAGCATTCCTTCCTGAAACGCAACGCGTTTACCGCTCGACGGCCGAGAACCGTCCGATGGGCGAGACGATACCGATCGCAGTTCCGCGGAAGGGGCGCCCGCTCGAGTGCGTGCTCGATCGCATCGCCACGCGGCTCGGCGTGCCGAGCCTCGCGGACGACATCACCTCGACGCTCCGACACGAAAAGGCCCTCACGAAGGGTTCGCTGGAGGCCAAGGAGGACGTCTACCATCGTCTCGCCGCCTACAGCACCGTCGACGATCCGACCGAACCCGAGTACACCCTCCTGCGGGACGATCGGGCCGGCAAGCCCCGGCGGATCGTCTTCGACAGCGTCACGATCCCGCTCGGAGACGTCGACGCCGGACCCGACGACGCCGCGATCCAGTTGGTCGGCCGCGAGGAGCCGTTTCGCGCGCTGCGGACCCACGAGTTCGCGCTCGGATTCGACAGCGCCGACCTCGTCCTCGAGGAGGTCGTCGAGCTTCGGCCCGAACCCCTCGGCCGGATCGAGGACGTCAACGCGCGGATCAGTCCCGTCGACACCGACGTCCGCGTCGTCACGGGACTGGGCGACACCGTCTACCACACCCTGATGGCGACCCCCGAGACCGCGCCGTCGAACGCGGCGATCGACCGCGAGTTCCTCCGGGAGTACGCGGGGCCGCTCTGTATCGAACCCCGCTACGAGCGACTGGTCCGGGCCGTGCTGGGCACTGAAGCTCTCGAGGACGTCACCTTCCGGTACCCCGACGAAGGTCGCGAGGAGGAGGCCGCGATCGCCGAGGCCGGACTGGGCGTCTACCTGACCGTTACGGGATCTACCGCGCGAGAACACGGGCTGGTGCTCGGCGAGCAGCTGTTCCCCAGCGAGACCGTGTTGCTCGAGAACGGGTCGGAGGTGACCGACGAGGTCGCCGCGGTTCGGTCGGTGATCGCGAACGGCACCCGGGAGACCGAGCTCGCGGTCACGCACTAACTTCTTCCCTCGAACCGATTACCGGCTCGTGAGTTTCTGTCGCTACCGATATCGTCGTCTCGGAGTCCAGCTCGAGATCAGCTATTTCGTATATCGAAATATAGTTTATGGGTCCGCTCTCGAGCACTCCGTAGGGGAGATCCGGGTCCGGTTCGAACGGACGGGCAGACGCTTTCCCTCAAATTCGTCTCGAGGGTCCGGCGTAGACGGTCTCGAGGACGTAGCACTCGATTATCCTGGCGACGGACGTTTGAACTGCGATCCGCGAGCGAAAGGAACTCTATGAACTATCGACAAGAAGCGAGGGGCTGGAACTTCGAGGACCGACGTCCGTGCTCCGAGGCGTGTCGGCACCACCGCCGGGGTTTCGGCGAATCGTGTCGTTCGCGTCGCGTCCTCGTGATATCTCGACCCACTCGGGCACTCCGGGCTCGCCGCGGACGCGAATCAGTGTAGCGAGTAGATGTGTCGTTCGTACACCGACCGAACCCGATCCCCCCAGTCGTGGGTGTAAGTGTCGATAACGTCGTCGGCCACGTCACCCCGGAGGTATTTGACGATCCCCCGGTCCCCCGTTCGGTCCCGCAGGTGGGTCGTGAAGAAGTGCCGGAAGTAGTGGGGCGTGACGTTCTCGGTCGCTCCGCCGCCGGTTCGGTACCAGCCGCGCTCGCGGGCGTGTTTCTCGACGATGTACTGCACGTCCGCCGGTTCGAGTCGTTCCCCCCAGCCGTCGCCGGTATCGAGAAAGAGCGGATCCGCCGGCGATAGTGGGTCCGGACGGATCGCCAGCCACTCGAGCAACACTCGCCGGAGTTCGTCGTCGACGGGGATCACCGTCTCACGCTCGCGTTTGTTCGAGGCCGTTCGCTTCTCGCCGTTGATCGTTTGCCCGCGAGCCGGTTCCGAGGAGACAAACAGCGAGGCGGGGCGTCGTTCGAGCTGTACCCGGGGCGTCCACTCGAGATCGAGTTCGGGAACCGCGAGGTGGCAGTCCCGAAGATCGAGGTTACAGAGTTCCCCGACCCGCATTCCCGTCTTCAGCAGCGTGACGACCGCGGCCCGCTCGAGTGGATGGGAGACCGAGCCGACGAACTCGCGCATCTCCGGCACCGAGATATCTCGTCGGGTCGGGTTCGTGTCAATCGATTCGGACAGCTCCTCCATCACGAGCACCATCGGGTTCTCCTCGAACGCGCCGACCTGGGTCATGTACTCGTAGAAACGGTTGAGGTACGAGGCGTAGGTCGCGATCGTACTCGATGCGAACCGGTCGCGAAGCGAGTGGACCCAGGCCATACACTCCCGCCGACCGACCGTTGACACCGACTCGGCGTCGAAGCGCTCGCGGACGAACGCCTCGAACTCGCGGAGCACCCGTTCGTAGGCCTCGAGGGTGCGCTCGCTCTTTCCGTGGTAGCGCTGGTCGTCCAGAAAGTACGCGATCGGGTCCTCGATCGCGTCGGGGGCGTCGGCGCTACTCGCCATCGTCCCCGACGATCGTGTACCCGCCATGGCGGCCACTGTACCGGACGCGGTTCTCGGCCTGGAGCTCCTCGAGCGTCTCGTCGAGCCGTGACTCGATGTCGTCGCTGACCGCTTCGAGGAGTTCGTCCCACGTGTAAGTGTCATCGGATAGTAACTCGAGGAGACGTGTTTCGAGGCCGTTACCCCCAGGGTCTGCGTCCGGAGAACCGGGTTCCTCGGTCCCCCCCTGGAAGCCTCGCCGTCCGGCCTGGACCATCGTTCGGAGGAACTCGCTCTGGCTCATGTCGAGCTCGTCGGCGTGATCCTGCCACTCCGCTTTCTGGTACGCGGGGACGTAGGTTTTGACCGCAGTTCGAGAGGTGTCCTGGGAATCCGCCATACACAACCAATCAAACTCCGAAACCTTCAATCTGACCATAACTCGGTCTAAGGATATTTATGTCCGGAAGTAGGACCAAGATAGAGGAGTGTATAGTTCTAAAATTTCATCTGTGAATAGGTACAGTACTATTAGTTGGTATACTAAGCACGGGCCGCTGTAGTACCACGAGTCGGGATAACTGACAGAGGGTATGAGAGGTCGAGTCCTCGAACGCGAGACTACTGGTACTTCGGAACGGGTTTCGATCTCGAGTTACGATAGCGTGCGCTGTCGACTGGCTGTCCGAGGAGAGACGGTCGTCAGAGCCACGGGAAACGAGCGAGCTGAGTAACCGAATTAGCTGAGGAGGACGCAGCGTCCTCGTATCACCAGTTCGGTTGACATCCTCCTCCGCCTGAAGGCGGAGGAATCCCGAGCGGTGGGGGTTTCAGGTTTGCAGTCCAATCGGTGGACTACCAGCCCTTTCGAGTACGGGTAGTCCCACAACATCGGACTGGTGGACTGCTGGCGGCGCCAAACCGCCGGTACTCCTCTCCTCAGTTTCGTTGACTCTCAACTGTTGTTTTTGCCAGTAGGGAGTCGCTGACACATCAACGGACGTGGAGTTATCGTGGGTTTGCTCAACCGACAGGCACGAGACGAACCCTTCTGGGATTCGCGTTCACCGCGTCGGCGGTTCGGATACTGTCTCGTTGGGTGGCGGGTAGACCGCCTCCGACAGTCGTTCGGAATCCACTCCGCTCCAACCTGACCTCACTATTATGTAAATACTCCTTCATGAGGGAGGCATTGATTTGAAGCTCGGACTATGCTAATGTCGATGTAATGTATCACTCAGTGATGGTCCGTATCCACGCCGTGAACGACGTGGTACTGTGCCTGTTTAACGTATAATACTCTCATCTGACTAACAGAGACTGTAGATTTGCTTCTCGTATTGAGAGAGAAGATACTATGTGGTATTCGTATATTTGCTCGATTCGTTCACACGGTCTTCCAGGCTGGATTCGTCGCCAGTGAGGATATACTGTTTGAGATGTTGATCAAGTTGCGAGTGTTTTTTTGAAACAGTTGATAAACGCTTGCGGACGTTCTCCGCTTCGGTCTTTAAGCGAGTGCGCCAGCATATCTCTCGTTATCGGTTCTCCCCAGTTCTTTGCCGTGGAGAGAAAGAGCCGATCAGATCCGCTATCCGGTCTGATAGTTAGATACCGAATTAGTTCTCGCTCTACCACGGGAGGTAAGGGCAGTGTAGTCGCTCGAGAACGGGAACGCGAAGACGCATTCTCTCGACCCGG
This genomic window from Natronococcus occultus SP4 contains:
- a CDS encoding tyrosine-type recombinase/integrase, which encodes MASSADAPDAIEDPIAYFLDDQRYHGKSERTLEAYERVLREFEAFVRERFDAESVSTVGRRECMAWVHSLRDRFASSTIATYASYLNRFYEYMTQVGAFEENPMVLVMEELSESIDTNPTRRDISVPEMREFVGSVSHPLERAAVVTLLKTGMRVGELCNLDLRDCHLAVPELDLEWTPRVQLERRPASLFVSSEPARGQTINGEKRTASNKRERETVIPVDDELRRVLLEWLAIRPDPLSPADPLFLDTGDGWGERLEPADVQYIVEKHARERGWYRTGGGATENVTPHYFRHFFTTHLRDRTGDRGIVKYLRGDVADDVIDTYTHDWGDRVRSVYERHIYSLH
- a CDS encoding DUF5805 domain-containing protein — protein: MADSQDTSRTAVKTYVPAYQKAEWQDHADELDMSQSEFLRTMVQAGRRGFQGGTEEPGSPDADPGGNGLETRLLELLSDDTYTWDELLEAVSDDIESRLDETLEELQAENRVRYSGRHGGYTIVGDDGE